The Malus domestica chromosome 10, GDT2T_hap1 genome contains a region encoding:
- the LOC103432382 gene encoding uncharacterized protein — translation MRTSSQAKKQSKLMYIVCAPIRILTKARNFYMRGLEDCAGKVGYGGGGVSGYTASQVLPRSFSVNSSSSNDDEDLSQLLRTASSKRSNAEKERVNNKIKSVGSSDVHRRPIVGQPSNTMNGMGMRSYSVGLKMGRIDEEKACSFREDEVDVKADLYPRSRSYAVRRRDVGFA, via the coding sequence ATGAGGACCTCTAGCCAAGCAAAGAAGCAAAGCAAGTTGATGTACATCGTTTGTGCACCCATTAGGATCTTAACCAAGGCAAGAAACTTTTACATGAGGGGCCTGGAAGACTGTGCCGGCAAGGTTGGTTATGGTGGCGGTGGTGTGAGTGGTTACACTGCTTCACAAGTTTTGCCCAGGAGCTTCAGCGTCAACTCTTCGAGTTCTAACGACGATGAGGACTTGAGTCAGCTTCTCAGAACGGCGTCGTCGAAGAGAAGTAatgcagagaaagagagagtgaacAATAAGATTAAGTCTGTTGGGAGTTCAGATGTGCACAGAAGACCAATAGTTGGGCAACCCTCAAACACTATGAATGGAATGGGGATGAGGAGTTACAGTGTTGGGTTGAAGATGGGAAGAATTGATGAGGAGAAGGCTTGTTCTTTTAGGGAAGATGAAGTGGATGTGAAAGCTGATTTGTATCCGAGAAGCAGAAGTTATGCTGTTCGGAGAAGAGATGTTGGGTTTGCATAA